A stretch of Candidatus Peregrinibacteria bacterium DNA encodes these proteins:
- the aroF gene encoding 3-deoxy-7-phosphoheptulonate synthase: protein MIIVMKGNAPQSQSDYIMEKILEVGLKPVPLYGTERTVIAIIGDERILDINHIKAFPGVSNVMAVLQPFKLASIETKSEPTIVKVGKVEIGGGTIAMIAGPCAVESFEQVDAAAKAVKSAGANILRGGAFKPRTSPYGFQGLGEEGLKILREIGDKYDMPVITEVLDPRDVPMVCKYADILQIGTRNMQNFRLLEEVGKSQKPVMLKRGMSATVKEWILAAEYILQEGNPNVILCERGIRTFEDSTRNTIAIDAVPLVKELTHLPVIVDPSHGTGRPSLIPAMSKAAIAAGADGLIIDVHCNPETAMCDGAQALRPEQFEIVMEGLAPIAVAIGKRLANSDIKCELKCVHKK, encoded by the coding sequence ATGATTATCGTAATGAAAGGCAACGCTCCTCAGAGTCAATCCGACTACATAATGGAAAAAATATTAGAGGTCGGTCTAAAACCGGTACCACTATACGGGACTGAACGAACTGTAATAGCAATTATCGGAGATGAAAGAATTTTAGATATCAATCACATAAAAGCTTTCCCGGGGGTTAGCAATGTAATGGCGGTTTTACAACCATTCAAATTAGCAAGTATAGAAACGAAAAGCGAACCTACTATTGTAAAAGTAGGGAAAGTGGAAATAGGTGGAGGCACTATCGCTATGATAGCCGGCCCATGTGCGGTTGAATCGTTTGAGCAGGTGGATGCAGCCGCAAAAGCCGTTAAGTCCGCGGGTGCGAATATACTACGCGGAGGAGCGTTCAAACCTCGTACTTCTCCATACGGATTCCAAGGGCTCGGCGAGGAAGGTTTAAAAATTTTAAGAGAAATAGGGGATAAATACGATATGCCGGTAATCACTGAAGTACTTGATCCGCGAGACGTCCCTATGGTTTGTAAATACGCAGATATTTTGCAAATAGGTACGCGAAATATGCAAAACTTCCGCTTACTCGAAGAGGTTGGTAAATCACAGAAGCCGGTTATGCTAAAGCGCGGTATGTCAGCAACAGTAAAAGAATGGATCCTAGCCGCAGAGTACATTTTGCAAGAAGGAAATCCGAATGTAATTCTATGTGAAAGAGGGATTCGTACATTTGAAGATTCAACTCGCAATACAATCGCTATAGATGCGGTGCCTCTTGTAAAAGAATTAACACATCTGCCTGTGATAGTAGATCCAAGTCATGGGACAGGTAGGCCGTCACTCATCCCTGCGATGAGTAAGGCGGCGATAGCGGCTGGTGCAGACGGACTCATAATAGATGTTCACTGTAACCCGGAAACTGCTATGTGCGACGGAGCACAAGCCTTGAGGCCGGAACAATTTGAAATAGTAATGGAAGGGCTCGCACCAATTGCCGTAGCTATAGGGAAACGCCTAGCAAACTCTGATATAAAATGTGAACTTAAATGCGTGCACAAAAAATAA
- the aroB gene encoding 3-dehydroquinate synthase has product MPTITLIPEENKRKDYKIRIGKGIIKQIPKYLKKLHYSKYVIVTDMTVRKLYGIKLQKALIENDLDVELLSFLSGEKSKNLKTIETLLDKMLGLGCDRNTCILALGGGVVGDIAGFLASTFMRGINFIQIPTTLLSMADSSIGGKTGVNTKSGKNLIGAFHQPVTVFVDIETLSTLPENELKNGYAEIIKMATIRNKSLFKFLEKNNDKILKKDMRKLKKTIELSIRIKADIVSRDTKEAGIRMILNYGHTYGHAIEKISKYSILHGYAVSIGMCGINSIAVENKWMKQSHAARIEALLTKAGLPTKLPKKISASSLNKCIKSDKKRVNDIQSYVIVPKIGTAAIVEM; this is encoded by the coding sequence ATGCCAACTATCACTCTCATACCGGAGGAAAATAAACGCAAAGATTACAAAATACGTATTGGCAAAGGCATAATTAAGCAAATCCCAAAGTATTTAAAAAAACTGCATTATTCAAAATATGTGATAGTTACAGACATGACCGTCCGTAAACTATATGGAATAAAGCTACAAAAAGCATTAATAGAAAATGATCTTGATGTAGAACTTCTATCGTTTTTATCTGGGGAGAAAAGTAAAAATCTCAAAACTATAGAAACATTACTCGATAAAATGCTTGGTCTTGGATGCGACAGAAATACTTGCATACTTGCTCTCGGAGGTGGGGTCGTTGGCGACATCGCAGGATTCCTCGCTTCAACATTTATGCGTGGCATAAATTTCATACAAATACCAACTACACTACTCTCAATGGCAGATTCATCGATAGGGGGTAAAACCGGTGTAAATACAAAATCAGGCAAAAACCTAATAGGTGCATTTCATCAACCGGTAACTGTTTTTGTTGATATAGAAACATTAAGCACTCTGCCGGAAAATGAGCTAAAAAATGGTTATGCAGAAATTATAAAAATGGCTACTATAAGGAACAAATCCCTATTTAAATTTTTAGAAAAAAATAATGACAAAATTCTGAAAAAAGACATGAGGAAGCTCAAAAAAACAATTGAATTATCCATAAGAATAAAAGCGGATATCGTCTCAAGGGACACTAAGGAGGCCGGGATAAGAATGATACTCAACTACGGACACACATATGGTCACGCAATCGAAAAAATAAGCAAATACAGTATCCTACATGGGTATGCTGTTTCTATCGGGATGTGCGGAATTAACTCAATTGCAGTTGAAAACAAATGGATGAAACAAAGTCATGCCGCGAGGATAGAGGCACTCCTAACCAAAGCTGGGCTTCCAACAAAGCTACCAAAGAAAATTTCAGCAAGTTCATTAAATAAATGTATAAAATCAGATAAAAAACGAGTAAACGACATCCAAAGTTACGTAATAGTTCCAAAAATCGGCACTGCCGCAATAGTTGAAATGTAA
- the aroA gene encoding 3-phosphoshikimate 1-carboxyvinyltransferase, with amino-acid sequence MEKLQMHPIDKNKIPKHFEIAVPGSKSYANRALLTAALACGKSVLTNMLISDDTEVMIQALKELGIKIIQKGTTITVHGGCGKFKKPNGKLYFENAGTAIRFMAAALAMQDFECIITGNPRMKNRPIKDLVNALRSGGAKIEYLGTEDYPPLLIKGGFKGGKIKVPGEISSQFVSSLLLISPYTEKLTDVMIEGVLASKPYVDMTLKVMKDFGVSQGKRNGYQRFIINNKATYHGTNYEIEADASSASYFFALAALHGTEVTVTNAKYKSAQGDIKLVNLLEKSGCQIKKGETQGITVKGPEKLDDLKSIGDINMNTMPDVALTMAIVATFSKGRTRLKNIPNLRVKESDRILAMTQELNKVNCKARQMLDGIEVKGHPHKYHGAEIETYDDHRIAMCFGILGTVVPGITILNPDCVSKTYPDFWKDLEKFNVKTELIKD; translated from the coding sequence ATGGAAAAACTTCAAATGCATCCCATCGACAAAAATAAGATCCCTAAACATTTTGAGATAGCCGTTCCAGGATCAAAAAGTTATGCGAACAGAGCTCTTCTTACAGCCGCTCTTGCCTGCGGCAAGAGCGTCCTAACAAACATGCTTATCAGCGATGACACAGAAGTTATGATACAAGCTCTAAAAGAACTTGGAATCAAAATAATTCAAAAAGGTACGACGATAACGGTACATGGAGGATGCGGGAAATTTAAAAAACCAAACGGTAAACTGTATTTCGAAAACGCAGGCACGGCAATACGTTTTATGGCAGCAGCACTAGCAATGCAAGATTTTGAATGTATAATCACTGGAAATCCACGCATGAAAAATCGCCCAATCAAAGACCTCGTAAATGCCCTCCGGTCCGGCGGAGCTAAAATAGAATACCTAGGAACAGAAGACTATCCACCACTTTTGATCAAAGGCGGATTTAAAGGCGGTAAAATCAAAGTACCGGGTGAAATCAGTTCACAATTTGTCTCAAGCCTACTGCTCATAAGTCCATACACAGAAAAGCTCACCGATGTCATGATAGAAGGTGTCCTAGCCTCAAAGCCATATGTCGATATGACACTCAAAGTCATGAAAGATTTCGGCGTCAGCCAAGGTAAACGCAATGGATATCAAAGATTTATCATAAACAACAAAGCAACTTACCATGGCACGAACTATGAAATAGAGGCTGACGCCTCTTCTGCCAGCTACTTTTTTGCACTAGCAGCTCTACACGGAACTGAAGTCACTGTAACCAATGCGAAATATAAATCCGCACAAGGTGACATAAAACTCGTAAACCTTCTCGAGAAATCAGGCTGCCAAATTAAAAAAGGAGAAACACAAGGTATAACTGTCAAAGGCCCGGAAAAACTAGATGATCTAAAATCCATAGGAGACATAAACATGAATACTATGCCTGACGTTGCACTAACCATGGCAATAGTTGCCACATTCTCAAAAGGCCGTACTAGACTCAAAAACATCCCAAATTTACGTGTAAAAGAATCTGATCGTATACTCGCTATGACGCAGGAATTGAACAAAGTTAACTGCAAAGCACGTCAAATGCTAGATGGAATAGAGGTGAAAGGTCATCCTCACAAATATCATGGAGCTGAAATAGAAACATACGATGATCACCGTATCGCAATGTGCTTCGGCATACTCGGAACAGTAGTCCCCGGAATAACAATTCTAAATCCGGATTGCGTAAGCAAAACATATCCTGATTTCTGGAAAGATTTAGAAAAATTCAACGTCAAAACCGAACTTATAAAAGACTAA
- a CDS encoding shikimate kinase has translation MNIVLIGMRGSGKTDIGQKIAEILSYNFFDLDGVITTALNKNITQIVKEEGWPHFREQEAKICKSISQENNAIISTGGGIILNEKNIENLKKNGLIILLNCDVDVLKNRLKKDKKNNQDRPTLIDKNPEDEINKIWLERKEKYFNSADIVFDVSGESLDRHADIQAKAERIIALVKEKIAI, from the coding sequence ATGAACATAGTTTTGATAGGAATGAGGGGGTCCGGTAAAACTGATATTGGGCAAAAAATCGCAGAGATTTTATCGTACAATTTTTTTGATCTAGATGGTGTGATAACCACAGCTTTGAACAAAAATATTACTCAGATAGTAAAGGAGGAAGGCTGGCCCCACTTTCGCGAGCAAGAGGCCAAAATTTGCAAGTCGATTAGTCAAGAAAACAATGCGATAATCTCAACTGGAGGCGGAATAATTCTAAATGAAAAAAATATCGAAAATTTAAAGAAGAATGGACTCATAATTTTACTCAACTGCGACGTTGATGTTCTAAAAAATAGACTCAAAAAAGATAAGAAAAACAATCAAGATCGACCTACATTAATCGACAAAAATCCGGAAGATGAAATAAATAAAATCTGGTTAGAAAGAAAGGAAAAATACTTCAATTCAGCCGATATTGTATTTGACGTATCAGGGGAATCATTGGATAGGCACGCTGACATACAAGCGAAAGCAGAGCGGATTATCGCTCTAGTAAAAGAGAAAATAGCAATCTGA